A region from the Halichondria panicea chromosome 11, odHalPani1.1, whole genome shotgun sequence genome encodes:
- the LOC135344635 gene encoding caspase-8-like, whose amino-acid sequence MKNRQALIINIVKHPTKERHGSDKDKDALKETLNILGYTVHVKPDLKRDEIIPKVVKYAKKDKHCDSFICCILAHGSQGVVCGSDGKKVEIKEISKALNMVKQLKGKPKIFFFQACQGSDAPKAEQAEADDGSNVHVSGEVEIDVTIPKLPRDSDFFYGCASSFETISMRVPSEGSLYIQALCRVLKEKYKTEDLLTMVTTVHYLVAKDERSVRKGGKDVFYQQQPQLVSTLRKLVHF is encoded by the coding sequence ATGAAGAATCGACAAGCTCTGATCATCAACATTGTCAAGCACCCAACGAAAGAGAGACACGGCTCAGACAAAGACAAAGATGCACTGAAAGAAACGTTGAACATACTAGGATACACTGTGCATGTCAAACCAGACCTAAAACGCGACGAGATAATTCCAAAAGTTGTCAAATATGCAAAAAAAGACAAACACTGCGACAGTTTTATCTGCTGCATCTTGGCACACGGTAGTCAGGGTGTGGTATGTGGGTCCGATGGAAAGAAAGTCGAGATAAAAGAAATTTCAAAGGCACTTAACATGGTAAAACAGTTAAAAGGGAAGCCGAAAATCTTTTTCTTCCAAGCTTGTCAGGGAAGTGATGCTCCAAAAGCTGAACAAGCCGAAGCTGATGATGGGtccaatgtacatgtaagtggtgAAGTAGAGATAGACGTAACCATTCCGAAACTGCCTCGAGATAGTGATTTCTTCTACGGCTGTGCATCGTCTTTTGAAACTATCTCCATGCGAGTGCCTAGCGAAGGATCACTGTACATACAGGCCCTTTGCCGAGTCTTGAAGGAAAAGTACAAAACAGAGGATCTTCTAACCATGGTCACCACGGTCCACTATTTAGTTGCTAAGGATGAACGATCAGTTAGAAAAGGTGGAAAAGATGTCTTCTACCAACAGCAACCACAGTTAGTGTCTACTTTAAGGAAGCTAGTGCACTTTTAG
- the LOC135344566 gene encoding serine/threonine-protein kinase TAO3-like, with protein METEAVEEVGFKEITIFEDEIGAGAYGSVHMAICDKLLCAAKRIYRILVQPSQATPCRNEHRIPIRRFEAEFKFLQEIRHPNIIQYLGMYTDPSTRLPILLMELMDESLTQYLEGSTQPIAYHVQVNICLDIMRALSFLHVNEIVHRDLSSNNILLAGKSRHAKLSDFGMAKFLNTKMSRVSNTAVPGTEVYMPPEAFGDDFKKSGDIFSFAVLLIQILTQKFPKPQGKLEDRIVGNEKIKALVKELERRNNHISLIPHDHSLLPIALDCLKDEEADRPLASDLCDRLASLTETTLYTESKTTEEKPQRITEDKCVGTTECETEEKAVGTDNFDLQLLDYVHVKDEVKEKLTRTEQLLVESERKIIAMKDQLEAKEHVLGKEILQYNNLIETQQELLEKLQGTENELESVEEKLKQENEQHQLTVTEQQKQIDSHCEKITEQNEQLATQVGKINEQEQHIKEQNAQYTTHLEKMREKEEQIKRLHIQLEQQSGDSSKKKNSRQQNKAAEKQPIEKSSKTGADKESFFTKMKKTLIGGNKDEEVKLEEFEEITVTKVNDSTQQKLDASKKQPETVAPTNEATLPKLDIDLPPNSTQTTLPNFDLEGLKQTAKMHQDSGIAKDNEETAPDTFTSQAEQVRTKAAVNRIEISSEKSLATLTDAHRIDVLTNQALLHQGASIDKTERLQEQIQTDLKASIRLSPVKTLPDTDTQPKLPPKSRGFFSGWFGSEIKEVLPIEKSSASKQSASHRSKPFSKAKVKSNEIPPTRSRSNPFDKEEEKSEEMKFREQSAIQRMEKSSARSVNALVATNAMGVSTLAELERQTEKLNHIERDHEQMRDDLTSGKHNIETIKGSQHRKESCRKSGKGQSSQTPSKPLSSKDRPQLDLTPGRETNKSSFGSRHKKESGRKSSKRQPNTPLPKSKPKSKDRPQHITTQLHQYPSAVDANLDKISEELSRMMDTGIHQGVLLDGQSEQLERIHVLVDKNQTGFAAVNRELKKQL; from the coding sequence ATGGAAACTGAAGCTGTCGAAGAAGTTGGATTCAAGGAAATAACAATTTTTGAAGACGAAATCGGAGCGGGTGCATATGGATCTGTGCACATGGCCATCTGTGACAAACTGTTGTGTGCCGCAAAGAGGATCTATAGGATTCTAGTACAACCTTCTCAAGCCACACCTTGTAGAAATGAGCATCGAATTCCAATTCGAAGGTTTGAAGCTGAGTTTAAATTTTTGCAAGAGATACGTCACCCAAATATCATTCAGTATCTTGGGATGTACACAGATCCATCAACGCGCCTCCCCATATTGCTGATGGAACTAATGGACGAAAGTCTGACACAATACCTCGAAGGGTCCACTCAACCAATTGCCTATCACGTCCAAGTCAACATCTGCCTCGATATCATGAGAGCCCTCTCGTTTCTCCATGTCAATGAAATTGTTCACAGAGATCTTTCAAGCAACAACATTCTTTTGGCTGGAAAGTCTCGACATGCTAAGCTATCAGACTTTGGAATGGCCAAATTTCTGAATACCAAAATGTCACGTGTGTCAAACACAGCTGTTCCTGGTACAGAAGTGTACATGCCACCAGAAGCTTTTGGAGACGATTTCAAAAAGAGCGGAGATATTTTTTCATTTGCAGTTCTCCTCATTCAAATTCTGACGCAAAAGTTTCCGAAACCACAGGGAAAGCTCGAAGACAGAATAGTCGGCAATGAAAAGATCAAAGCCCTTGTGAAAGAATTGGAGCGTAGAAACAACCACATTTCTCTGATCCCACATGATCATTCTCTCTTACCTATTGCTTTGGATTGCCTCAAAGATGAGGAGGCCGATCGACCACTGGCTAGTGACCTATGTGACAGGCTGGCGTCGCTCACCGAAACGACACTGTACACCGAGAGCAAAACAACCGAAGAGAAACCACAGAGAATCACGGAAGACAAGTGTGTGGGTACTACTGAGTGTGAAACAGAAGAGAAGGCCGTTGGCACCGACAACTTCGATTTACAACTACTTGATTATGTGCATGTAAAGGACGAGGTAAAGGAGAAATTGACACGCACTGAGCAGCTTCTGGTAGAGAGTGAACGGAAAATTATAGCAATGAAAGACCAACTCGAAGCAAAAGAACATGTTTTGGGAAAGGAAATTCTACAATACAACAATCTCATTGAAACTCAACAAGAACTTCTAGAGAAGCTCCAAGGAACTGAAAATGAGCTCGAGAGCGTAGAAGAAAAACTGAAGCAAGAAAATGAACAGCACCAGCTAACTGTCACTGAGCAGCAAAAGCAAATCGATTCACATTGTGAGAAAATCACTGAGCAGAATGAACAATTGGCTACTCAAGTGGGGAAAATCAATGAACAAGAGCAACATATCAAAGAACAGAATGCTCAATATACTACTCACCTTGAAAAGATGAGAGAGAAAGAAGAGCAAATTAAAAGACTGCACATTCAACTTGAACAGCAGTCCGGTGACTCTtccaaaaaaaaaaacagcCGACAGCAGAACAAAGCAGCCGAAAAACAACCAATTGAGAAGTCATCAAAAACTGGTGCAGACAAAGAGTCGTTCTTCACAAAGATGAAAAAAACCTTAATTGGCGGTAACAAAGATGAGGAAGTCAAACTCGAGGAATTTGAGGAGATAACTGTGACTAAGGTCAACGATTCCACACAGCAAAAGCTCGATGCTAGCAAGAAACAACCAGAAACTGTAGCTCCTACTAACGAGGCCACACTGCCAAAGCTCGATATAGACCTCCCACCAAATTCTACTCAGACCACCCTACCAAATTTTGACTTAGAAGGATTGAAGCAAACTGCCAAGATGCACCAGGATTCTGGAATCGCTAAAGATAATGAAGAAACTGCACCTGATACGTTTACATCACAAGCCGAACAAGTTCGAACCAAAGCAGCAGTTAACAGAATTGAAATCTCCAGTGAGAAGTCTTTAGCCACCTTAACTGATGCTCATCGGATTGATGTGTTAACAAATCAAGCTCTTCTGCATCAAGGTGCCTCCATTGACAAAACTGAAAGGCTACAAGAACAGATACAAACTGATCTGAAAGCAAGTATTCGACTCTCACCGGTCAAAACACTACCTGATACCGACACACAGCCCAAACTACCGCCAAAGTCTCGAGGATTTTTCAGTGGATGGTTTGGTTCGGAAATCAAAGAAGTACTGCCGATTGAGAAATCTTCTGCATCTAAGCAATCTGCTAGCCACAGAAGTAAACCATTTAGCAAAGCAAAAGTGAAGAGTAATGAGATTCCACCAACCAGATCTCGATCAAATCCATTTGACAAAGAGGAAGAAAAGTCTGAAGAGATGAAATTTCGTGAACAATCGGCGATTCAACGGATGGAGAAATCTTCAGCAAGATCGGTGAATGCTCTTGTTGCGACAAATGCAATGGGTGTTTCAACTTTAGCAGAACTTGAGCGGCAAACTGAAAAGCTAAACCATATCGAACGAGATCATGAACAGATGAGGGATGATCTTACGAGTGGAAAACATAATATAGAAACGATCAAAGGCTCGCAACACAGAAAGGAATCCTGTAGGAAATCCGGTAAGGGTCAATCGTCCCAAACCCCATCGAAACCACTAAGCTCTAAGGACAGGCCACAACTTGATCTTACACCTGGAAGAGAAACGAACAAATCATCTTTTGGCTCGCGACACAAAAAGGAATCCGGTAGGAAATCCAGTAAGCGTCAACCCAACACCCCACTGCCTAAATCAAAACCAAAGTCGAAGGACAGGCCACAACACATCACAACACAACTTCACCAATACCCAAGCGCAGTCGATGCTAACTTGGATAAAATAAGCGAAGAGCTGTCACGAATGATGGATACTGGAATTCATCAAGGTGTTTTATTAGATGGACAATCTGAGCAACTTGAgcgaatacatgtactggtagacAAGAATCAGACAGGATTTGCTGCTGTTAACAGGGAGTTGAAGAAACAACTATAA
- the LOC135344605 gene encoding neurotrypsin-like isoform X5, which translates to MAFTIHDMTLIKILFQISVLLLALQRGTSTDSCLPEDLDKIRLTGPRNIKNEGAVQLCIRGDSILRDEYLWYYIQDNSWTNNLEAANLACRELGLSYTAGVIASAVQLTEAAETLTEEIDCNSGDLHLRDCLPGMLDTNGRRGVAGLTCRSLRLVDGSSYNEGRVEVCSNGRWGTVCGDGWTEREVSLVCTRLGFSTLNATFSNFGEGSGPLYNITCPSTGSDDQECVPIITSAPSRCNHSMDVGVRCLPFTDACEVPSQGVSSTTRSTVMSTSGTLEALIGLLAATLVVLVVVVAGWIVSCVYFQQKINKHHTHSTPVSTNNPTLQHTPHNEGDQALFDTINDNLENSDFVQCVQNKSYSLVGQRN; encoded by the exons ATGGCTTTTACAATACATGACATGACTCTTATTAAGATACTGTTTCAAATCAGTGTGCTATTATTAGCACTACAGAGAGGGACATCAACAG ATAGTTGTCTCCCTGAAGATCTGGATAAAATAAGACTGACTGGTCCAAGAAACATAAAAAATGAGGGAGCTGTTCAATTGTGCATCCGTGGTGACAGTATTCTAAGAGATGAATATCTCTGGTACTACATTCAGGATAATAGCTGGACAAATAATCTCGAAGCAGCAAACTTAGCTTGTAGAGAACTAGGTCTGAGTTACACTG CAGGTGTCATAGCGAGCGCAGTCCAGCTAACGGAAGCTGCTGAGACATTAACAGAAGAAATTGATTGTAATAGTGGTGATTTGCATTTAAGAGACTGTTTACCTGGTATGTTAGACACAAATGGCAGGAGGGGAGTTGCTGGACTGACTTGCA GATCCCTAAGACTGGTAGATGGCTCCAGCTACAATGaaggacgagtggaggtgtgctcTAATGGTCGCTGGGGTACAGTGTGTGGTGATGGATGGACAGAGAGAGAAGTTAGTTTGGTGTGCACTAGACTGGGATTTTCAACTCTAA ACGCCACTTTCAGCAACTTTGGAGAGGGTAGTGGTCCATTGTACAATATTACCTGTCCAAGTACGGGAAGTGATGACCAGGAATGTGTACCAATAATAACATCTGCTCCATCAAGATGCAACCACTCAATGGATGTTGGAGTGAGATGTCTTCCTTTCACCGATGCTTGTGAAGTTCCCTCTCAGGGAGTGAGCAGTACCACCCGGAGTACAGTCATGAGTACTAGTGGGACATTAGAAGCACTCATTGGTCTATTGGCAGCTACTCTAGTGGTTCTAGTGGTTGTTGTCGCTGGATGGATTGTGTCGTGTGTTTACTTTCAGCAGAAAATAAACAA gcaccacacccactctacACCCGTCTCTACTAACAACCCaaccctccaacacacaccacacaatgAGGGAGACCAGGCTCTGTTCGATACAATCAATGACAACCTGGAGAACAGTGACTTTGTGCAGTGCGTTCAAAACAAAAGCTATTCACTTGTCGGACAAAGGAATTAA
- the LOC135344605 gene encoding neurotrypsin-like isoform X3: MAFTIHDMTLIKILFQISVLLLALQRGTSTDSCLPEDLDKIRLTGPRNIKNEGAVQLCIRGDSILRDEYLWYYIQDNSWTNNLEAANLACRELGLSYTGVIASAVQLTEAAETLTEEIDCNSGDLHLRDCLPGMLDTNGRRGVAGLTCNCIEGSLRLVDGSSYNEGRVEVCSNGRWGTVCGDGWTEREVSLVCTRLGFSTLNATFSNFGEGSGPLYNITCPSTGSDDQECVPIITSAPSRCNHSMDVGVRCLPFTDACEVPSQGVSSTTRSTVMSTSGTLEALIGLLAATLVVLVVVVAGWIVSCVYFQQKINKHHTHSTPVSTNNPTLQHTPHNEGDQALFDTINDNLENSDFVQCVQNKSYSLVGQRN, translated from the exons ATGGCTTTTACAATACATGACATGACTCTTATTAAGATACTGTTTCAAATCAGTGTGCTATTATTAGCACTACAGAGAGGGACATCAACAG ATAGTTGTCTCCCTGAAGATCTGGATAAAATAAGACTGACTGGTCCAAGAAACATAAAAAATGAGGGAGCTGTTCAATTGTGCATCCGTGGTGACAGTATTCTAAGAGATGAATATCTCTGGTACTACATTCAGGATAATAGCTGGACAAATAATCTCGAAGCAGCAAACTTAGCTTGTAGAGAACTAGGTCTGAGTTACACTG GTGTCATAGCGAGCGCAGTCCAGCTAACGGAAGCTGCTGAGACATTAACAGAAGAAATTGATTGTAATAGTGGTGATTTGCATTTAAGAGACTGTTTACCTGGTATGTTAGACACAAATGGCAGGAGGGGAGTTGCTGGACTGACTTGCA acTGCATAGAAGGATCCCTAAGACTGGTAGATGGCTCCAGCTACAATGaaggacgagtggaggtgtgctcTAATGGTCGCTGGGGTACAGTGTGTGGTGATGGATGGACAGAGAGAGAAGTTAGTTTGGTGTGCACTAGACTGGGATTTTCAACTCTAA ACGCCACTTTCAGCAACTTTGGAGAGGGTAGTGGTCCATTGTACAATATTACCTGTCCAAGTACGGGAAGTGATGACCAGGAATGTGTACCAATAATAACATCTGCTCCATCAAGATGCAACCACTCAATGGATGTTGGAGTGAGATGTCTTCCTTTCACCGATGCTTGTGAAGTTCCCTCTCAGGGAGTGAGCAGTACCACCCGGAGTACAGTCATGAGTACTAGTGGGACATTAGAAGCACTCATTGGTCTATTGGCAGCTACTCTAGTGGTTCTAGTGGTTGTTGTCGCTGGATGGATTGTGTCGTGTGTTTACTTTCAGCAGAAAATAAACAA gcaccacacccactctacACCCGTCTCTACTAACAACCCaaccctccaacacacaccacacaatgAGGGAGACCAGGCTCTGTTCGATACAATCAATGACAACCTGGAGAACAGTGACTTTGTGCAGTGCGTTCAAAACAAAAGCTATTCACTTGTCGGACAAAGGAATTAA
- the LOC135344605 gene encoding neurotrypsin-like isoform X4 yields MAFTIHDMTLIKILFQISVLLLALQRGTSTDSCLPEDLDKIRLTGPRNIKNEGAVQLCIRGDSILRDEYLWYYIQDNSWTNNLEAANLACRELGLSYTAGVIASAVQLTEAAETLTEEIDCNSGDLHLRDCLPGMLDTNGRRGVAGLTCKGSLRLVDGSSYNEGRVEVCSNGRWGTVCGDGWTEREVSLVCTRLGFSTLNATFSNFGEGSGPLYNITCPSTGSDDQECVPIITSAPSRCNHSMDVGVRCLPFTDACEVPSQGVSSTTRSTVMSTSGTLEALIGLLAATLVVLVVVVAGWIVSCVYFQQKINKHHTHSTPVSTNNPTLQHTPHNEGDQALFDTINDNLENSDFVQCVQNKSYSLVGQRN; encoded by the exons ATGGCTTTTACAATACATGACATGACTCTTATTAAGATACTGTTTCAAATCAGTGTGCTATTATTAGCACTACAGAGAGGGACATCAACAG ATAGTTGTCTCCCTGAAGATCTGGATAAAATAAGACTGACTGGTCCAAGAAACATAAAAAATGAGGGAGCTGTTCAATTGTGCATCCGTGGTGACAGTATTCTAAGAGATGAATATCTCTGGTACTACATTCAGGATAATAGCTGGACAAATAATCTCGAAGCAGCAAACTTAGCTTGTAGAGAACTAGGTCTGAGTTACACTG CAGGTGTCATAGCGAGCGCAGTCCAGCTAACGGAAGCTGCTGAGACATTAACAGAAGAAATTGATTGTAATAGTGGTGATTTGCATTTAAGAGACTGTTTACCTGGTATGTTAGACACAAATGGCAGGAGGGGAGTTGCTGGACTGACTTGCA AAGGATCCCTAAGACTGGTAGATGGCTCCAGCTACAATGaaggacgagtggaggtgtgctcTAATGGTCGCTGGGGTACAGTGTGTGGTGATGGATGGACAGAGAGAGAAGTTAGTTTGGTGTGCACTAGACTGGGATTTTCAACTCTAA ACGCCACTTTCAGCAACTTTGGAGAGGGTAGTGGTCCATTGTACAATATTACCTGTCCAAGTACGGGAAGTGATGACCAGGAATGTGTACCAATAATAACATCTGCTCCATCAAGATGCAACCACTCAATGGATGTTGGAGTGAGATGTCTTCCTTTCACCGATGCTTGTGAAGTTCCCTCTCAGGGAGTGAGCAGTACCACCCGGAGTACAGTCATGAGTACTAGTGGGACATTAGAAGCACTCATTGGTCTATTGGCAGCTACTCTAGTGGTTCTAGTGGTTGTTGTCGCTGGATGGATTGTGTCGTGTGTTTACTTTCAGCAGAAAATAAACAA gcaccacacccactctacACCCGTCTCTACTAACAACCCaaccctccaacacacaccacacaatgAGGGAGACCAGGCTCTGTTCGATACAATCAATGACAACCTGGAGAACAGTGACTTTGTGCAGTGCGTTCAAAACAAAAGCTATTCACTTGTCGGACAAAGGAATTAA
- the LOC135344605 gene encoding neurotrypsin-like isoform X2, whose translation MAFTIHDMTLIKILFQISVLLLALQRGTSTDSCLPEDLDKIRLTGPRNIKNEGAVQLCIRGDSILRDEYLWYYIQDNSWTNNLEAANLACRELGLSYTAGVIASAVQLTEAAETLTEEIDCNSGDLHLRDCLPGMLDTNGRRGVAGLTCNCIEGSLRLVDGSSYNEGRVEVCSNGRWGTVCGDGWTEREVSLVCTRLGFSTLNATFSNFGEGSGPLYNITCPSTGSDDQECVPIITSAPSRCNHSMDVGVRCLPFTDACEVPSQGVSSTTRSTVMSTSGTLEALIGLLAATLVVLVVVVAGWIVSCVYFQQKINKHHTHSTPVSTNNPTLQHTPHNEGDQALFDTINDNLENSDFVQCVQNKSYSLVGQRN comes from the exons ATGGCTTTTACAATACATGACATGACTCTTATTAAGATACTGTTTCAAATCAGTGTGCTATTATTAGCACTACAGAGAGGGACATCAACAG ATAGTTGTCTCCCTGAAGATCTGGATAAAATAAGACTGACTGGTCCAAGAAACATAAAAAATGAGGGAGCTGTTCAATTGTGCATCCGTGGTGACAGTATTCTAAGAGATGAATATCTCTGGTACTACATTCAGGATAATAGCTGGACAAATAATCTCGAAGCAGCAAACTTAGCTTGTAGAGAACTAGGTCTGAGTTACACTG CAGGTGTCATAGCGAGCGCAGTCCAGCTAACGGAAGCTGCTGAGACATTAACAGAAGAAATTGATTGTAATAGTGGTGATTTGCATTTAAGAGACTGTTTACCTGGTATGTTAGACACAAATGGCAGGAGGGGAGTTGCTGGACTGACTTGCA acTGCATAGAAGGATCCCTAAGACTGGTAGATGGCTCCAGCTACAATGaaggacgagtggaggtgtgctcTAATGGTCGCTGGGGTACAGTGTGTGGTGATGGATGGACAGAGAGAGAAGTTAGTTTGGTGTGCACTAGACTGGGATTTTCAACTCTAA ACGCCACTTTCAGCAACTTTGGAGAGGGTAGTGGTCCATTGTACAATATTACCTGTCCAAGTACGGGAAGTGATGACCAGGAATGTGTACCAATAATAACATCTGCTCCATCAAGATGCAACCACTCAATGGATGTTGGAGTGAGATGTCTTCCTTTCACCGATGCTTGTGAAGTTCCCTCTCAGGGAGTGAGCAGTACCACCCGGAGTACAGTCATGAGTACTAGTGGGACATTAGAAGCACTCATTGGTCTATTGGCAGCTACTCTAGTGGTTCTAGTGGTTGTTGTCGCTGGATGGATTGTGTCGTGTGTTTACTTTCAGCAGAAAATAAACAA gcaccacacccactctacACCCGTCTCTACTAACAACCCaaccctccaacacacaccacacaatgAGGGAGACCAGGCTCTGTTCGATACAATCAATGACAACCTGGAGAACAGTGACTTTGTGCAGTGCGTTCAAAACAAAAGCTATTCACTTGTCGGACAAAGGAATTAA
- the LOC135344605 gene encoding scavenger receptor cysteine-rich type 1 protein M160-like isoform X1, translated as MFGFINSESVSSIKIYEMTFRILFQISVLLLTLQRGTSTDSCLPEDLDKIRLTGPRNIKNEGAVQLCVRGINGQRNEYLWHYIQDDSWTNNLEAANLACRELGLSYTAGIIASTVELTEDAETLRENIDCSNGETNLRDCLPRMLDTGGRREVAGLTCNCIEGSLRLVDGSSYNEGRVEVCSNGRWGTVCGDRWTEREAGLVCSRLGFSTLNATISNFGEGSGPLYNITCPSTGSDKQECIPIITSALSRCNHSMDVGVRCLSYEDAYVAAAKETMTMQTTTATSCDALGALVGLLVVVLMAVVAGWILASVYFQRKINKKCKGHTHTTSVSTSDPTHTTSVSTIEPTLQIDNLVYDGSTSVPQTTYSSHGPSYEVIQNKEGAANNYDVISGKNAIMPHPHTTPPVSNEEYSTLDTIRENDYHTLESNTGDVQYSTIGQGNPQNDGPDPRDYEVPAHQNGVEEYSTLKH; from the exons ATGTTTGGCTTCATTAATAGTGAGAGTGTGAGTTCTATAAAGATATATGaaatgacttttaggatactGTTTCAAATCAGTGTGCTACTATTGACACTACAGAGAGGGACATCAACAG ATAGTTGTCTCCCTGAAGATTTGGATAAAATAAGACTGACTGGTCCAAGAAACATAAAAAATGAGGGAGCTGTTCAATTGTGTGTCCGTGGTATTAATGGTCAAAGAAATGAATATCTCTGGCACTACATTCAGGATGATAGCTGGACAAATAATCTCGAAGCAGCAAACTTAGCTTGTAGAGAACTAGGTCTGAGTTACACTG CAGGTATCATAGCGAGCACAGTCGAGCTAACAGAAGATGCTGAGACTTTAAGAGAAAATATTGATTGTAGTAATGGTGAAACGAATTTAAGAGACTGTTTACCTCGTATGTTAGACACAGGCGGCAGGCGTGAAGTTGCTGGACTGACTTGCA ACTGCATAGAAGGATCCCTAAGATTGGTAGATGGCTCCAGCTACAATGaaggacgagtggaggtgtgctcCAATGGTCGCTGGGGTACAGTGTGTGGTGATAGATGGACAGAGAGAGAAGCTGGTCTAGTGTGCAGTAGACTGGGATTTTCAACTCTAA ACGCCACAATCAGCAACTTCGGAGAGGGTAGTGGTCCATTGTACAATATTACCTGTCCAAGTACGGGAAGTGATAAACAGGAATGTATACCCATAATAACATCTGCTTTATCAAGATGCAACCACTCAATGGATGTTGGAGTGAGGTGTCTGAGCTATGAAGATGCATATGTAGCAGCAGCCAAGGAAACAATGACAATGCAAACAACAACAGCCACTTCATGTGATGCTTTAGGAGCATTAGTAGGTCTGCTTGTAGTTGTCCTAATGGCTGTTGTGGCTGGGTGGATTTTGGCTTCTGTTTACTTCCAGAGGAAAATAAACAA GAAATGCaaaggccacacccacacaacgtCTGTCTCTACAAGtgaccccacccacacaacgTCTGTCTCTACGATTGAACCCACCCTCCAAATTGACAATCTAGTGTACGACGGTAGCACCTCTGTCCCACAAACCACATACAGTTCTCATGGACCATCCTATGAGGTCATTCAAAATAAGGAGGGGGCAGCTAACAACTATGATGTCATCAGTGGTAAGAATGCAATTATGCCACACCCACATACCACACCACCTGTGTCCAACGAGGAGTACAGTACGCTAGACACAATCAGAGAGAATGATTATCACACACTAGAGAGCAATACTGGAGATGTTCAATATTCAACGATTGGACAAGGCAACCCCCAGAATGACGGACCTGACCCCCGAGATTACGAGGTGCCTGCCCACCAAAATGGTGTGGAAGAGTACTCCACGCTGAAGCATTAA